The following coding sequences lie in one Rutidosis leptorrhynchoides isolate AG116_Rl617_1_P2 chromosome 6, CSIRO_AGI_Rlap_v1, whole genome shotgun sequence genomic window:
- the LOC139854721 gene encoding uncharacterized protein, translated as MSGRYKTLRLEIKNVVVRWPSNPHKVRFEQPPIILLFFVLSSPGVLHTLEKIRRNFFWDGNREKHKLSWVKWDFILNSYDSGGLGIGSLNAKNRVLLCKWWWWLKVENDTLWARIIRSIYGLNGGLDVQDASALANRDYLGSTWVNIIKNGVTLIDLGLNFKESFKKIIGNVAGTRFWDDIWLGNSSLKCRFRRLYMLESDRDCSVSNRISWNENECELHWNWVREPRGRTLGELNTLAAEIVRIPGNHFGHDRWIWNFDSKGIFTTKKLSKLLDEILLPDLVMNQGTMRNNLIPTKVGIFTWRAKLKRLPVLTELDKRDVDLGSVRCPTCDDGVESIDHSLILCKHALEIWDRVLKLWNLGTLNKFTLNDLFCGKHPKIKSNW; from the coding sequence atgTCGGGTCGTTACAAGACTCTCAGATTGGAGATCAAAAACGTTGTCGTTCGGTGGCCGTCTAACCCTCATAAAGTCCGTTTTGAGCAGCCTCCCATTATACTACTTTTCTTTGTTCTGAGCTCCCCAGGTGTGCTACATACTCTTGAAAAAATTCGACGTAATTTTTTTTGGGACGGGAATAGGGAAAAACATAAATTGTCATGGGTTAAATGGGATTTTATTCTTAACTCTTATGATTCGGGAGGGTTGGGTATTGGGTCTTTAAATGCTAAAAACCGCGTACTTCTGTGTAAATGGTGGTGGTGGCTAAAGGTGGAAAACGACACGCTTTGGGCTCGCATCATCAGAAGTATATACGGCTTAAACGGGGGTCTGGATGTGCAAGATGCTTCAGCTCTTGCTAATCGAGATTACCTAGGGTCTACATGGGTCAATATTATCAAAAATGGGGTTACTCTGATTGACTTGGGGCTAAACTTCAAAGAGAGTTTCAAGAAAATTATTGGTAACGTGGCGGGAACAAGATTTTGGGATGATATTTGGCTTGGGAATTCGTCTTTAAAATGCAGATTCAGGAGGCTATACATGCTGGAAAGTGATCGAGATTGTTCAGTTAGCAACAGAATTTCATGGAACGAAAACGAATGCGAGCTTCACTGGAACTGGGTGCGAGAACCTCGAGGCAGGACACTAGGCGAACTAAACACGTTAGCTGCTGAGATCGTCAGAATTCCAGGAAATCACTTTGGGCACGATCGTTGGATATGGAATTTCGACTCGAAAGGTATTTTCACAACCAAAAAGCTATCCAAGCTGCTTGATGAGATTCTGCTACCTGATCTTGTCATGAACCAAGGTACCATGCGCAACAATTTAATTCCAACTAAAGTAGGGATCTTCACTTGGAGGGCAAAGTTGAAACGGTTACCGGTTCTCACCGAGTTGGACAAAAGAGATGTTGATTTGGGTTCGGTACGATGTCCCACTTGCGACGACGGTGTCGAATCCATTGATCATTCCCTCATACTATGTAAACATGCTCTTGAGATTTGGGATCGAGTTCTTAAATTGTGGAATCTTGGAACATTGAACAAGTTC